Proteins from a genomic interval of Balearica regulorum gibbericeps isolate bBalReg1 unplaced genomic scaffold, bBalReg1.pri S36, whole genome shotgun sequence:
- the LOC142599671 gene encoding coiled-coil domain-containing protein 81-like encodes MSSDKPVPTKEQPAHVRQRKIDFWDGMEYTFIMPSITDEERTAIWDAVANYILEQLLLEKGVRIPALGSFDMVPTHIQDGDEVVIMQRPVFRLARNLVAVHNLRDNKDYLPGNKELEALKYAKVADAASVSRQKAENCIQGTVSLLSYCLWKGENVALVLKGVGVLLMEGTRVEMKFYYEFLEKISGQESLEIAVFKVPWLLDMVVSPLVPVASLTFSGRIILFPEFEMQVVPKPPPRALKISSQGRGEDKGMRRMTLPPLGRGRKVKAARGSFP; translated from the exons ATGAGTTCCGACAAGCCTGTGCCCACTAAGGAGCAACCCGCCCACGTGAGGCAGAGAAAGATAGACTTCTGGGACGGGATGGAGTACACCTTCATCATGCCCAGCATCACCGATGAAG agagAACAGCCATCTGGGATGCAGTGGCCAACTATATCCtagaacagctgctgctggagaag GGGGTCCGAATTCCCGCCCTTGGCTCCTTTGACATGGTCCCCACACACATCCAGGATGGGGACGAGGTTGTGATTATGCAGAGGCCCGTGTTTCGGCTGGCCAGGAACCTCGTGGCTGTCCACAACCTCAGGGACAACAAGGACTACCTGCCCG GCAATAAGGAGCTGGAGGCCCTCAAATACGCCAAGGTGGCCGATGCCGCCTCGGTGTCCCGGCAGAAAGCGGAGAACTGCATCCAAGGCACCGTGTCCCTCCTGTCCTACTGCCTGTGGAAGGGGGAGAACGTCGCCCTTGTCCTGAAGGGCGTGGGGGTGCTCCTCATGGAAGGCACGAGGGTAGAAATGAAGTTCTACTATGAATTCCTGGAGAAGATCTCTGGGCAGGAGAGTTTGGAGATAGCTGTTTTTAAG GTCCCTTGGCTGCTGGACATGGTGGTGTCCCCGCTGGTGCCCGTGGCCTCGCTGACGTTTTCTGGCCGCATCATCCTCTTTCCCGA GTTTGAAATGCAGGTTGTGCCCAAACCACCGCCCAGGGCTCTCAAGATCTCGAGCCAAGGTCGTGGTGAGGACAAAGGGATGAGAAGAATGACGTTGCCACCTCTTGGGCGAGGTCGGAAAGTGAAAGCAGCTCGCGGCTCCTTCCCGTAG